A section of the Agrobacterium tumefaciens genome encodes:
- a CDS encoding DUF6101 family protein: MTKTVLKPDWAVATLRLDPARFPQQVTYGKGNGAPDVAVTLDERGAVLRKVLSSSGLPLSFALPARAFKGVAARAIDHGDGQVTVTLELHHDDPELCVPLLVAHDLCDIAADWRSWSEAYRIPMLMVEADGVARPLEEHLGKVRTKNSRPRRRHSYFADRRPRFLVRRSTGSLGMSMKIEGKEIIARN; the protein is encoded by the coding sequence ATGACCAAGACCGTTCTGAAGCCCGATTGGGCCGTTGCCACACTCAGGTTAGACCCGGCACGTTTTCCGCAACAGGTCACCTATGGAAAAGGCAATGGCGCGCCCGATGTCGCCGTCACTCTCGATGAACGCGGTGCCGTTCTGAGAAAGGTTCTGTCCTCTTCCGGCCTGCCTCTGTCCTTCGCCCTGCCTGCCCGCGCTTTCAAGGGCGTTGCCGCCCGTGCCATCGACCATGGCGATGGACAGGTTACCGTGACGCTGGAACTGCACCATGACGATCCAGAGCTCTGCGTTCCTCTTCTCGTGGCCCACGATCTCTGCGATATCGCCGCCGACTGGCGCAGCTGGTCCGAAGCCTATCGCATTCCCATGCTGATGGTGGAAGCCGATGGCGTTGCCCGTCCGCTGGAAGAACATCTCGGCAAGGTGCGCACCAAGAACAGCCGCCCACGCCGCCGCCACTCCTATTTCGCGGATCGTCGTCCGCGCTTCCTCGTGCGTCGCTCCACCGGATCGCTCGGCATGAGCATGAAAATCGAGGGCAAGGAAATCATCGCCCGTAACTGA
- a CDS encoding NUDIX hydrolase — protein MLRRPPRQQYAALCYRLSETNAEPEVLLLTSRDTGRWVIPKGWPMAHKKAHAVAEQEAYEEAGVKGTVEKAPFGYYGYEKKLNSGINVPCRVQVHLLKVSEMQDSFPEKESRRLEWVSPREAGKRVNEPELKALMLAFDKRMAHSK, from the coding sequence ATGTTGCGCAGACCGCCGCGACAGCAATATGCGGCGCTATGTTATCGATTGTCCGAGACCAATGCGGAGCCCGAAGTCCTGCTACTGACCAGTCGCGACACCGGACGGTGGGTCATTCCCAAGGGATGGCCGATGGCCCACAAGAAGGCGCATGCGGTGGCCGAGCAGGAAGCCTATGAGGAAGCCGGCGTCAAGGGCACTGTCGAGAAGGCCCCCTTCGGCTATTACGGCTACGAGAAAAAGCTGAACAGCGGCATCAACGTGCCGTGCAGGGTTCAGGTGCATCTGCTCAAGGTTTCCGAGATGCAGGACAGCTTTCCCGAAAAGGAGTCCCGACGGCTGGAATGGGTCAGCCCCCGGGAAGCTGGCAAACGGGTGAACGAGCCGGAACTGAAAGCACTCATGCTCGCTTTCGACAAACGGATGGCGCATTCGAAATAG
- a CDS encoding LysR substrate-binding domain-containing protein, producing MSAPLDIDQLHTFIAIVDTGSFTKAADRVFKTQSAVSMQMRRLEERIGKQLFAKDGRGNRLTAEGEKLMNYARRIIRLNNEAIAAFDDNRLEGTLRIGTPDDYADRYMPEIIGRFAKTHPNVELYIVCEPSVSLAEKMARGELDIALVTHNPRARSSDVVRTEPLCWVGSANHPLKDDAPVPLAVGRRDCHWRQLACSALDADGRDYQVLFTSWSSTVVAAAVLAGMAVSVLPESALRTGMKVLTAADGFPPLPPVQIGLMKRPGLSPSLVNAITDHITACLDNISPMTVVDEMDSDVKTFPKMPRLRAGHMLPGW from the coding sequence ATGTCCGCACCTCTCGACATAGACCAGCTGCATACCTTCATCGCGATCGTTGACACCGGTAGTTTCACCAAGGCCGCGGACCGCGTTTTCAAAACGCAATCGGCCGTCTCCATGCAGATGCGGCGGCTGGAAGAGCGCATCGGCAAACAGCTGTTCGCCAAGGATGGGCGTGGTAACCGCCTGACGGCGGAGGGTGAAAAGCTGATGAACTACGCCCGCCGCATCATCCGCCTCAACAACGAAGCAATAGCCGCTTTCGATGATAACAGGCTGGAAGGCACGCTGCGCATCGGCACGCCTGATGACTATGCCGACCGTTACATGCCCGAGATCATCGGCCGTTTCGCCAAGACCCATCCGAATGTCGAGCTTTATATCGTCTGTGAACCGTCGGTCAGCCTTGCGGAAAAAATGGCGCGCGGCGAACTGGATATCGCCCTTGTCACTCATAATCCGCGCGCACGCTCCTCCGATGTGGTGCGCACCGAGCCGCTCTGCTGGGTCGGCTCCGCCAATCATCCGCTGAAGGATGATGCGCCCGTGCCGCTCGCTGTCGGGCGACGGGATTGCCACTGGCGCCAGCTTGCCTGCTCGGCGCTCGACGCTGACGGGCGGGATTATCAGGTGCTGTTTACCAGCTGGTCATCGACCGTCGTCGCCGCCGCTGTGCTCGCCGGCATGGCCGTCTCGGTTCTGCCGGAATCGGCACTGCGCACCGGCATGAAAGTCCTGACGGCTGCCGATGGATTTCCGCCCCTTCCGCCGGTGCAGATCGGTCTGATGAAACGGCCGGGCCTATCACCCTCGCTGGTAAATGCGATCACCGACCACATCACAGCCTGCCTCGACAACATCTCGCCGATGACCGTCGTGGACGAAATGGACAGTGACGTGAAGACATTTCCAAAGATGCCGCGCCTGCGCGCCGGGCATATGTTGCCGGGGTGGTAA
- a CDS encoding DUF1217 domain-containing protein: MVSTFLSYDLINRDMKASISRVSQQGLVERQTKYYKENIGNVKSVDEFLNNYQLYSYAMDAFGLGEMTYAKAFMKKVLDSDLNDQNSFANKLTDERYRKFAAAFNFTSSTKTVQTEAQLDKMIGLYDASITNLNDSLAEETRYYKAIIGTVTNVDQLLRNDRTRAYIFQVFGVDEKTYSYAHIKGLMTSDVSDPDSYINQKYGAAYNDAVEKLTTKGNIELHAQVTDRITVIDAQLAGSGLAADERSKLEAEKATRQDQLTQLEAVLPPKDEWEAKLAAIKAEQTTLSNTVNQYNKMAQLAKAFEFKNDGTVVAGGAMTADNLKAVTDSYIGSAPRVTPTVATLNRDYFESKIGSITTVDDLMSDARLLNYIRTAFDLNGPTIVPATIKNILTTDLSDPNNYIATVGRNDKRYLALKNAFNFLPDGTLAAGTTPQTTAQTATTTSGYMTYYNDADEAADAKALSLFKSSIGKVTSVKDFLGTNAVYNYALKAVGLDPASVNISDIRKVLTSDLQDKNSFVYTLKDDRYVKLAELFNFTKDGAIGSPTLAQSEIELQTMSADYIKKKSAFGTEKDKEAAKAEAKYFASEMQKVKTLSEFLANDRLTKFAMESLGIDPKSVKKDQLQKIFTSKLDDKNSYVNKDMDPVFRRLVTAFNFDTDGKLLNEDRSVIQTRRGLYETLDNYLTQTLEKQAGEENAGVRLALYFKRMAASTTSYYSILADTAIQNFIKTTFGIPDELGNAKVDTQVAMMKKYFDIKDFQDPAKVKKLIARFTIMYDNKQNVADPIMTLFNGSGSAGISGDTLLAVATLRAR, translated from the coding sequence ATGGTATCGACTTTTCTCAGCTACGACCTGATCAACCGCGATATGAAGGCGAGCATTTCGCGCGTGTCGCAGCAGGGGCTCGTGGAGCGCCAGACGAAATATTACAAGGAGAACATCGGCAATGTGAAAAGCGTCGATGAGTTCCTGAATAACTACCAGCTTTATTCCTATGCCATGGATGCCTTCGGTCTTGGTGAGATGACCTATGCAAAGGCCTTCATGAAAAAGGTGCTCGACAGCGATCTCAACGATCAGAACAGCTTCGCCAACAAGCTGACCGATGAGCGTTACCGCAAATTTGCCGCCGCCTTCAATTTCACCTCGTCGACGAAGACCGTGCAGACGGAAGCGCAACTCGACAAGATGATCGGCCTTTATGATGCCTCGATCACCAATCTGAACGATAGCCTCGCCGAAGAGACGCGGTATTACAAGGCGATCATCGGCACGGTCACCAATGTCGATCAGTTGCTGCGCAACGACCGCACGCGCGCCTACATCTTCCAGGTTTTCGGCGTCGATGAGAAGACTTATTCCTACGCCCACATCAAGGGCTTGATGACGAGCGATGTTTCCGATCCGGACAGCTACATCAACCAGAAATACGGTGCGGCTTATAATGATGCGGTCGAAAAACTGACGACGAAGGGCAATATCGAACTGCATGCGCAGGTCACGGACCGGATCACCGTGATCGACGCCCAGCTTGCCGGCTCAGGCCTCGCCGCCGATGAGCGTTCCAAACTGGAAGCCGAAAAGGCGACCCGGCAGGATCAGTTGACACAGCTGGAAGCGGTGCTGCCACCAAAAGATGAGTGGGAGGCAAAGCTCGCGGCCATCAAGGCAGAACAGACGACGCTGTCGAACACCGTCAACCAATATAACAAGATGGCGCAGCTGGCCAAAGCCTTCGAATTCAAGAATGACGGCACGGTTGTCGCCGGCGGGGCAATGACGGCCGACAATCTGAAAGCCGTCACGGACTCCTATATCGGCAGCGCCCCGCGCGTGACGCCGACCGTCGCGACGCTGAACCGGGATTATTTCGAATCGAAGATCGGCTCGATCACGACCGTTGACGACCTCATGTCGGATGCCCGGTTGCTCAATTACATCAGAACAGCCTTCGACCTCAATGGTCCAACGATCGTGCCAGCAACGATCAAAAACATCCTCACCACCGATCTTAGCGATCCCAACAATTACATCGCCACGGTGGGGAGGAACGACAAGCGTTACCTGGCACTCAAAAATGCGTTCAATTTCCTGCCCGACGGGACGCTTGCGGCCGGCACGACGCCGCAGACCACGGCGCAGACCGCGACCACGACCAGCGGTTACATGACCTATTACAACGATGCCGACGAAGCAGCCGACGCGAAAGCGCTTTCACTCTTCAAGAGCAGCATCGGCAAGGTAACCAGCGTCAAGGATTTCCTCGGAACCAACGCCGTCTATAATTATGCGCTGAAGGCTGTCGGGCTGGACCCCGCGAGCGTCAATATTTCCGATATTCGCAAGGTTCTCACCAGCGACCTTCAGGACAAAAACAGCTTCGTCTACACGCTGAAGGACGATCGCTATGTGAAGCTTGCCGAACTTTTCAATTTCACGAAGGACGGCGCGATTGGTTCACCCACGCTGGCACAGTCGGAAATCGAATTGCAGACGATGTCGGCCGATTACATCAAGAAGAAGTCTGCTTTCGGCACCGAGAAGGATAAGGAAGCCGCAAAGGCTGAGGCAAAATACTTCGCAAGCGAGATGCAGAAGGTCAAGACGCTGAGCGAATTCCTGGCCAACGACCGGCTGACCAAGTTCGCAATGGAATCGCTCGGCATCGACCCCAAGAGCGTCAAGAAAGACCAGTTGCAGAAAATATTCACGTCAAAGCTCGACGACAAGAACAGCTATGTGAACAAAGACATGGATCCGGTCTTCCGCCGCCTCGTCACGGCGTTCAATTTCGATACGGACGGCAAGCTTCTGAATGAAGACCGTAGCGTGATCCAGACCCGGCGCGGCCTCTACGAAACGCTGGACAATTATCTGACGCAGACGCTTGAGAAGCAGGCGGGCGAGGAAAACGCCGGCGTGCGATTGGCGCTGTATTTCAAGCGCATGGCGGCCAGCACGACATCCTATTATTCGATCCTGGCCGATACCGCGATCCAGAATTTCATCAAGACGACCTTCGGCATCCCCGACGAACTCGGCAATGCCAAAGTTGATACGCAGGTGGCGATGATGAAGAAGTACTTCGACATCAAGGATTTTCAGGACCCGGCGAAGGTCAAGAAACTGATTGCCCGTTTCACCATCATGTATGACAACAAGCAGAACGTCGCCGATCCGATCATGACCCTGTTTAACGGCAGCGGCTCGGCAGGCATCAGCGGCGATACGTTGCTTGCCGTCGCGACGCTACGGGCACGATAG
- a CDS encoding glutamate--cysteine ligase, with protein sequence MARDTTDQTPLSSVTELTDYLAGGNKAEADFRIGTEHEKFAFFREDNSPVPYFGEASISALLKGMQEKLGWEPIMDGENIIGLGEQHGMGAISIEPGGQFELSGAPLENLHQTCKESNQHLATLREVAEPMGIRFLGIGGSPLWTYDETPRMPKSRYAIMTRYMPKVGTKGLDMMYRTCTIQVNLDFSSEADMRQKMRVSMKLQSLATALFASSPFTEGKPNGLLSWRGDIWRDTDNRRSGVLPFTFNDDFGFKDYVEWALDVPMYFIVRDGKYHDCTHVTFRQFMNGALKGEIPAWEPTMGDWTNHLSTLFPDVRLKRFLEMRGADGGPWRRICALPAFWVGLLYDRQALDAADALTADWSFDEVIALRNAVPAKGLNAEIAGKSLLGIAREVLDISRTGLKNRKRLNGEGQDETVFLSSLDEVLAKKTTLAEDLLALYHGRWGGSVLPVFEEYQY encoded by the coding sequence ATGGCACGCGACACGACCGACCAGACCCCCCTCTCCTCCGTGACGGAGCTTACAGATTATCTGGCGGGCGGTAACAAAGCTGAAGCCGATTTCCGCATCGGCACCGAGCACGAAAAATTCGCCTTTTTCCGCGAGGATAACAGCCCGGTTCCCTATTTCGGCGAGGCCAGCATTTCAGCCCTTTTGAAGGGCATGCAGGAAAAGCTCGGCTGGGAGCCGATCATGGACGGTGAAAACATCATCGGCCTTGGCGAACAGCACGGCATGGGCGCCATCTCCATCGAACCGGGCGGCCAGTTCGAACTATCGGGCGCACCGCTCGAAAACCTGCACCAGACCTGCAAGGAATCCAACCAGCATCTTGCGACGTTGCGTGAAGTGGCAGAGCCGATGGGCATTCGTTTCCTCGGCATCGGCGGCAGCCCGCTGTGGACCTATGACGAGACGCCGCGCATGCCGAAATCGCGCTACGCGATCATGACGCGCTACATGCCCAAGGTCGGGACCAAGGGTCTCGACATGATGTACCGCACCTGTACCATCCAGGTTAATCTCGACTTCTCATCCGAAGCCGACATGCGCCAGAAGATGCGGGTTTCGATGAAGCTGCAGTCGCTGGCGACGGCGCTCTTCGCCTCCTCGCCCTTCACCGAGGGCAAGCCGAACGGTCTTCTCTCCTGGCGCGGCGATATCTGGCGCGATACCGACAATCGCCGCTCGGGCGTGCTGCCCTTCACCTTCAACGACGATTTCGGCTTCAAGGATTATGTCGAATGGGCGCTCGACGTGCCGATGTATTTCATCGTGCGCGACGGCAAATATCACGATTGCACCCATGTCACCTTCCGCCAGTTCATGAACGGTGCGCTGAAGGGCGAAATCCCCGCATGGGAACCGACCATGGGTGACTGGACGAACCATCTCTCGACGCTGTTCCCCGATGTGCGCCTGAAGCGTTTCCTTGAGATGCGCGGTGCCGACGGTGGGCCGTGGAGGCGCATCTGCGCCCTGCCCGCTTTCTGGGTCGGCCTTCTCTATGACAGGCAAGCGCTGGACGCTGCCGATGCGCTGACCGCCGATTGGAGTTTCGACGAGGTGATCGCGCTTCGCAACGCCGTACCGGCCAAGGGGCTCAATGCAGAGATTGCCGGCAAGTCGCTTCTTGGTATCGCCCGCGAGGTTCTCGACATTTCCCGCACCGGCCTGAAAAACCGCAAACGGCTGAATGGCGAAGGCCAGGACGAGACCGTGTTCCTGTCTTCGCTCGACGAGGTTCTGGCCAAGAAGACCACGCTCGCCGAAGACCTGCTGGCGCTTTATCACGGCCGCTGGGGCGGTTCGGTGCTGCCGGTGTTCGAAGAGTATCAATATTGA
- a CDS encoding HAD-IIB family hydrolase yields MKQVRLFSTDLDGTVVGDNDATRRFRDFWHALPDDDRPLLVFNSGRLVDDQRALLEEVPLPQPDYIIGGVGTMLHARQHEALGTAYTRSLGNGFDPGRIAEVMAAIPGVTMQEERYQHGLKSSWFLHDADETALSEIETALAEAEIDARIVYSSGRDLDILPKAADKGAALAWLCGQLGIGVDEAVVAGDTGNDKAMFDLPTVRGVIVGNALPELASLADQDDRFFRAAATEADGVIEGLRHWGLNPA; encoded by the coding sequence TTGAAACAGGTTCGCCTTTTCTCCACCGATCTGGACGGAACCGTCGTTGGCGATAACGACGCCACGCGGCGGTTCCGCGACTTCTGGCACGCGCTGCCCGACGACGATCGTCCGCTTCTTGTCTTCAACAGCGGACGATTGGTCGACGACCAGCGTGCCCTTCTGGAAGAGGTGCCGCTGCCGCAGCCCGATTACATCATCGGCGGCGTCGGCACGATGCTGCATGCAAGACAACACGAAGCGCTTGGAACTGCCTACACCAGGTCTCTCGGCAACGGGTTCGATCCTGGCCGAATAGCTGAGGTGATGGCTGCAATTCCGGGCGTGACGATGCAGGAAGAGCGCTACCAGCATGGTCTAAAATCCAGTTGGTTTCTGCATGACGCCGATGAAACGGCCCTGAGTGAGATCGAGACGGCACTCGCGGAGGCCGAGATCGACGCCCGCATCGTCTATTCCAGCGGACGCGACCTCGATATTCTGCCGAAAGCGGCCGACAAGGGCGCTGCCCTTGCCTGGCTGTGCGGGCAACTCGGAATCGGCGTCGATGAAGCGGTCGTTGCGGGCGATACGGGCAACGACAAGGCGATGTTCGACTTGCCGACCGTGCGCGGCGTGATTGTCGGCAATGCCCTGCCGGAGCTCGCTTCCCTCGCCGATCAGGACGACAGGTTTTTCCGCGCTGCCGCGACAGAAGCAGACGGCGTGATCGAGGGCCTGAGGCACTGGGGTCTGAACCCCGCCTGA
- a CDS encoding inorganic phosphate transporter: MATKPPSNMKPTLDKDLDKLTRVEEATLHVTQQLAGIGAGFMFVVLAALFAGAFVTGTAGSIIIIVAAAIGAYMAINIGANDVTNNVGPAVGSKAMPLAVALIVAAICEIAGALITGGNVVETISSGIINIGTIPDRTAFSWAMLSALLAAGLLVNISTWTRAPISTTHTVVGGVAGAGMAAYGAKAVEWYSLASIAFAWVLAPFISALIAIAILAFIKEFIIYREDKIGSARLWVPVLIGLMAGVFMAYLIWVGLRQLTHVSLGHASLIGLVTGILAWRLCVPIIRKQSQGLENRNQSLRILFQWPLVLAAALMSFAHGANDVSNAIGPVVAIVRALHDEAVSTSARAPLWVMLVGAFGLSCGILLYGPRLIRLVGEQITKLNPMRAFCVSVATALTVLVASRFGLPVSTTHTAIGAVFGVGFFREWYTQSSRRRQELVQTGASQPTRRAHKYADNPSEVRRRYLVRRSHFMTIIAAWLVTVPASATLAALLYWLMSFLFL, translated from the coding sequence ATGGCAACGAAGCCGCCATCGAACATGAAGCCGACGCTCGACAAGGATCTCGACAAGCTGACCCGTGTCGAAGAGGCGACGCTGCATGTCACGCAGCAGCTTGCCGGTATTGGCGCAGGCTTCATGTTTGTCGTTCTTGCGGCGCTCTTTGCCGGCGCTTTCGTGACGGGCACAGCCGGTTCGATCATCATCATCGTTGCTGCGGCCATCGGCGCTTATATGGCGATCAACATCGGTGCGAACGACGTGACGAACAATGTCGGCCCTGCGGTCGGCTCCAAGGCCATGCCGCTTGCTGTCGCCCTTATCGTTGCCGCCATCTGCGAGATTGCCGGCGCGTTGATCACGGGCGGCAACGTCGTCGAGACCATTTCAAGCGGCATCATCAATATCGGGACCATCCCCGACAGGACCGCCTTTTCCTGGGCCATGCTATCGGCGCTTCTCGCCGCCGGTCTGCTCGTTAACATTTCGACCTGGACCAGGGCGCCAATCTCGACCACCCACACGGTCGTCGGCGGCGTTGCGGGCGCCGGCATGGCAGCCTATGGCGCAAAGGCGGTCGAGTGGTACTCGCTGGCCAGCATCGCGTTTGCCTGGGTGCTCGCCCCCTTTATCAGTGCCTTGATCGCAATTGCCATCCTTGCCTTCATCAAGGAATTCATCATCTACCGCGAGGACAAGATTGGCTCGGCGCGGCTGTGGGTTCCCGTTCTCATCGGCCTGATGGCAGGTGTTTTCATGGCCTACCTTATCTGGGTCGGATTGCGACAGCTTACGCATGTGTCCCTTGGTCACGCAAGCCTCATAGGACTGGTGACAGGCATTCTTGCCTGGCGGCTCTGCGTGCCGATCATCCGCAAGCAGTCGCAGGGACTGGAAAACCGCAACCAGTCCCTCAGGATATTGTTCCAGTGGCCGCTGGTTCTCGCCGCCGCGCTCATGTCTTTCGCGCATGGCGCAAACGACGTCTCGAACGCCATCGGCCCCGTGGTCGCCATCGTGCGGGCGCTGCATGATGAAGCTGTCAGCACATCGGCCCGCGCACCACTGTGGGTGATGCTGGTCGGCGCCTTTGGGCTATCCTGCGGTATTCTTCTTTATGGCCCACGTCTCATCCGCCTCGTCGGCGAGCAGATCACCAAGCTCAATCCGATGCGCGCTTTCTGTGTTTCGGTTGCGACCGCGCTGACCGTCCTCGTTGCGTCGCGCTTCGGCCTGCCTGTCAGTACCACCCATACGGCGATCGGCGCGGTTTTCGGTGTCGGCTTCTTCCGCGAGTGGTACACGCAATCGTCACGGCGGCGGCAGGAGCTGGTCCAAACGGGAGCCAGCCAGCCAACCCGCCGGGCTCACAAATATGCGGACAATCCATCCGAAGTGCGCCGGCGCTATCTTGTCCGCCGCTCGCACTTCATGACGATCATCGCTGCCTGGCTGGTCACTGTGCCGGCAAGTGCAACGCTTGCGGCGCTGCTCTATTGGCTCATGTCCTTCCTCTTCCTCTGA
- a CDS encoding 16S rRNA (uracil(1498)-N(3))-methyltransferase, translating to MRANFRMQRLYIENTLAEGVGQEATAEQFNYLANVLRLADGAEILLFNGRDGEWKARLSFPSRKKIVLVPVEQTRRQPEAPDLHYLFAPLKVGRMDYLIQKAVEMGAGVLQPVMTQHVQGKIHSTEKLRANAIEAAEQCGILSLPEVAEPVKLKEMLETWPEDRRIIYCDEGDAGQNPLPVLQAVKERKLALLVGPEGGFSEEERALLRSLAFVTPIPLGPRILRADTAAVAALAVIQACIGDWN from the coding sequence ATGCGCGCCAATTTCCGGATGCAACGTCTCTATATCGAAAACACTCTTGCCGAAGGGGTCGGGCAGGAAGCGACAGCCGAGCAATTCAACTATCTCGCCAATGTTCTGCGCTTGGCCGATGGCGCGGAAATCCTATTGTTCAACGGCCGCGATGGCGAGTGGAAGGCCCGGCTTTCCTTCCCCAGCCGCAAGAAGATCGTGCTCGTTCCTGTCGAACAGACACGTCGGCAGCCAGAGGCCCCCGACCTGCACTACCTCTTTGCCCCGCTCAAGGTCGGCCGGATGGACTATCTCATCCAGAAGGCGGTCGAAATGGGAGCGGGCGTGCTGCAACCGGTGATGACGCAGCACGTTCAGGGCAAAATCCACAGCACCGAGAAGCTGCGCGCCAATGCCATCGAGGCCGCCGAACAATGCGGCATCCTGTCTCTTCCCGAAGTGGCAGAGCCGGTGAAGCTGAAAGAGATGCTGGAGACCTGGCCGGAAGACCGGCGCATCATCTATTGCGACGAAGGGGATGCGGGGCAAAATCCGCTACCGGTCCTGCAAGCCGTGAAGGAACGTAAACTTGCGCTGCTGGTTGGGCCGGAAGGCGGCTTTTCCGAGGAGGAACGCGCGCTTCTGCGCAGCCTTGCCTTTGTGACCCCCATACCGCTTGGGCCACGCATTCTGCGCGCCGATACCGCCGCCGTCGCCGCCCTTGCCGTCATTCAGGCATGCATCGGGGACTGGAACTGA
- the ubiA gene encoding 4-hydroxybenzoate octaprenyltransferase, which translates to MVHHSDLSDRVSDAPSNNWVYRILPRALWPYAQLARWDRPIGWQLLMWPCFWSTALAANTALATGGFSWGVLIWHLVLFFVGSVAMRGAGCTYNDLADHKIDMAVARTRSRPLPSGRVSRGQAKLFIVLQALAGLVVLLQFNSFAIATGIFSLVFVAIYPFAKRFTHWPQFFLGLAFSWGALMGWAGQFASLAWPPVLLYVGAIAWTIGYDTIYAHQDKEDDTAVGIGSTALLFGENTHRWLVFLYGTALVMMFLSFWTAGVNIIAYGGLVAAALMLFRQVWVLDIDDVDQCLRLFKSNNRVGILIFAGLILPLLLA; encoded by the coding sequence ATGGTTCACCACAGCGATTTGTCAGACCGCGTTTCCGACGCGCCATCCAACAACTGGGTCTATCGGATATTGCCGAGGGCTCTCTGGCCCTATGCGCAATTGGCGCGGTGGGACCGCCCCATCGGCTGGCAATTGCTGATGTGGCCGTGTTTCTGGTCGACGGCCCTTGCTGCCAATACAGCATTGGCGACGGGCGGCTTTTCCTGGGGTGTGCTGATCTGGCACCTGGTTCTGTTCTTCGTGGGATCGGTGGCGATGCGCGGCGCGGGCTGCACCTATAATGATCTCGCCGACCACAAGATCGACATGGCCGTGGCGCGCACACGCTCGCGGCCTCTGCCTTCCGGCCGCGTGAGCCGCGGACAGGCCAAGCTCTTTATCGTGCTGCAGGCGCTTGCCGGGCTTGTCGTGCTTCTACAGTTCAACAGCTTCGCAATCGCGACGGGCATTTTTTCGCTGGTGTTCGTGGCGATCTACCCTTTCGCCAAGCGCTTCACGCACTGGCCGCAGTTTTTCCTCGGCCTTGCCTTCTCCTGGGGCGCGCTGATGGGCTGGGCCGGGCAATTCGCTTCACTCGCCTGGCCGCCTGTCCTGCTTTATGTCGGCGCGATCGCCTGGACGATCGGCTATGATACAATCTACGCCCATCAGGACAAGGAAGACGACACGGCCGTGGGCATCGGTTCGACTGCGCTCTTGTTCGGAGAAAACACACATCGCTGGCTGGTTTTCCTTTATGGCACAGCCCTTGTCATGATGTTCCTGTCTTTCTGGACGGCGGGCGTTAACATCATTGCCTATGGTGGCCTTGTCGCTGCCGCCCTCATGCTGTTCCGGCAGGTCTGGGTGCTCGATATCGATGACGTCGACCAATGCCTCAGGCTGTTCAAATCCAACAACAGGGTTGGGATTCTGATTTTCGCTGGTCTCATATTGCCGCTCCTGCTGGCGTAA
- a CDS encoding DUF1127 domain-containing protein, with translation MRTAERRMELELVTARPGDVWRRAAVLGVSGVKTVAKRIYNRIVANGLTDLDDRLLADIGLVRSDVSDALNTGLLEDPTTHLTRAARDRAVTRFKTL, from the coding sequence ATGCGCACGGCAGAACGGAGAATGGAACTGGAACTCGTAACCGCACGGCCGGGAGACGTTTGGCGTCGCGCCGCTGTGCTCGGTGTTTCCGGCGTTAAAACCGTCGCCAAGCGCATCTACAACCGTATCGTGGCGAATGGTCTCACGGACCTTGATGACCGTCTTCTTGCCGATATCGGGCTTGTGCGGTCGGATGTCAGCGATGCTCTCAATACCGGCCTGTTGGAAGATCCGACAACCCATCTCACCCGGGCCGCGCGCGACCGCGCCGTCACGCGTTTCAAGACGCTTTGA